CTAAACTGCAAGGTGGATGGAAAAGGAGCAGTGGCAACTGCAAATAAGGTTAACAGAAGAGTGAATAGTGAGTAGCTCTAAGTGGTTGTTTGGATAAGTAGGATTATAGGAACAAGTATACACAAAACCTTGTTTGGATGATAAAACATGTTTAAACACGAGGCTGCGCCGTCGCCGCCCTGTAAGAGATGAACGCGTCCAGTTTCGACGCCGGCACTCTCGTCGTACTTCCTGGATGGGGTCCATCATTGTCGCGGCCGAAGAGAGAGTAGCGCTGCAGCTGCTGGGTTGGTTgacatcatcgccggtgatggttcctTGGGCAGCGGTGAAGGTGAGGACCGACGAAGATGCACTGTTGTGGCCTCGAGGAAGCCAGCCTGCTCGAGCACGAGATCATGTTAACAGCCGAATTACTACTAGAACGTGAATTCATCATCATCAAAAGCAATCTGAATGCTCGCACGTGAATTTTTTGCATGAGTGACAGTAATGAGAATGACCAATCATTCAAGAACAAGAACGAGCATACAAGGAATCTGTTGCTGCCACACAAAATCAAGATCAAATTTATAAGAGACCGCCGTCCGCGAGGAAGACGCGAGAGGAGTGCCCGCTCGAGTAGGATCAGTGGTCGACTGTGATGGCGAGTTGGTGTCGGCCGCTGGTGACGCGGGATGAGGGCTTGCCGGGGAAGGACCGATGGTCGACGGCGATGATGATGGTCCGACGATGGCGACGGCCGCGAGCGACGCGAGATCAGTTGTCGTTGGGGTAGGACCAGTGGTCGACGatgacggcggcggccggcggcaaCGGCGAGGGCCGCGGGTGGTGCGGTATGCGTTGATGAGTTGTTGCTGGGAAAGGACTCGACGGCGACGGCAACATGCAGGCCAGCTGCGCTGTATGCCGGTCGCGTGCGGCGGGTGATGAACTTGTTTATAGAAAAACGTCTAATTGTCGTTTTTCCATAAACTCAGTTTTTCAGTTTTAGTAAAACCAAGATTTACTTATCCTTGGATTTGTTATGTTAACCAAACGTAGTTTTAGTTTGTTGTAACCGAAAACGAGTGTAGGCCAAACTGGTTTTGTAAAATCCCAGTATCCAAACAACCCCTAAAAAGTAATGGCAGGATACAAGTATAGAGTTGTGGCAAATGTGAATAAGTCCCCTGAAAATATGGACTTCTGTGTTATTTTCAGCTCATATATTGTGAATTTGAGACACTGATTTTAAAAGTGAACAATATCTTTTGATCTTAATATTAAAACTTAAGAGATGCTATTTTATATTAGCCTTTTCACTTTATGGGATTAGTTGATAACTGATTTGGTTGCCTCTGTATATCTGAAGTGACCGCCCTTAACTTCTGGTTTGTAATCTGTACTTGTACATTATACAACAGTTCTTTACAACAAAGCCTTATGCTTGTGATCCATCAAGTCTGCCGAAATATCCTCCAAGTAAGGAATACGATGCTAAGCTTCGAGATGAAGAAGCTAGGAGGTAATATTCTCTATAGAACCTAAGACAAATATTATGCTATCTGCAATTTCGCCAGATGGGTTTTATCGTTGGCATTTCTGTATTTAACTAATTATATCCGTTTTGGTCCACAGGCAAAGAGCAGCTGCAGCCAAAGGACATGAATCTGAAACTGGACGCAGGAAGCAACTTGCAGCACAAAATGGCACTATCGATTTACAGGTATTGCAGAATTAATCCGATCTTAGTATAGTCTGATAATTGTCATACCAAGGGTCTCCTGAGTGATTTTTTTTCTGGTGCCACAATCTGCACTTTTGAGCTTTGAAACATGCCATTCAATACTCGATGCTAGCAGTTCGGTGAATGCATTATATACATGATTCATTATTGGGATGTAATGCAATTGCTTCTCTATTTGTCTGGAAGTTAATTTACACAACTGTTTTATTGTAACCAACTAACCATGCAGCAACCAATCTGTAATGCACACACATTGTTCCAGCTCCAGAGGCAACTATACTGTATATATGACAACTAATCTGATGTCATACTGCTACATATAAACAGTTCGCCGTTTCATATTACTCAAATCTCTCTTGTTTCATGGCTTTGCAGCAACGGCGAGTTCCGGTTAATCCTAAAAGCAGTAGTAATAAGTTTACTCCAAAGGAGGATGGTGTTACCGGCTTTCCAATGGATCCTCTGGTAGTAGACAATGGTCATGCTCGCCATGTTCCTTTGATGAATGCTGGTCGTTCATCCTCCACTTTGGGTCGATCAAGTGGCACAGATCCAAACGGCCAGAGATTCTACACCTCTCAGATTGCTGCTGCTGAGATGTCTAACCCATCTACTGCAACTGGGCAGCGAGGCAATACTGGTAAGCTGTCTAACCTTGGGGACAGCGCCAGGAAACAGTATTTAAGAGAGCATCGGTCGAGTTCAAGATACAGTCAACTCGCTGCTGCCGACCAGTCTGACAAACCCAAATGGTCGCAATCGCATCAATTCCAAGAAAGGCCGTCATCTTCCCATCGGAAGGATGAAGTGGTGGCAGATAAGGAGCCTACGGGGGTGAGTTACTTAATTCTTCTAATTAGCTTTAGCTGGTCTACATTCCTAACATTTGTAGAGAGCAAAGCAAAGCATGACCCTAGCCTTTAAGAGCCGTGGTCAGTTTCAATAAAATCCGAAAAATCCATACATTAGCATTTCTGGTTGGTTCTTATTGGGTCTAGACTTCGTAGTGGATGTTCTGCAAATAATGTGGCTGATAATTTCCCGTCTATATATTCTTTTCAGTCAGTAGTGTAACATGCTGATAATTTCTCGCCTATATATTCATTCAGGTGAATGGCACGAGGAAGAACCGAATCCAGTACTCAGGACCATTGATGCCTCCTGGGGTAAACATGGAAGAGATCCTTAAAGAGCACGAGCGGCAGATCCAGCAAGCCGTGCGAAGGGCTCGTCTGGACAAGGGAAAGGGCAAGCACGCCGAGAGAGACCAGTCGGAGTCTCTGCTCTATGCTGCCCATAATGGCAGGTCATAGCGCCGCGAAGCTCGGCTGGTGTTGTTGATGGCTTCGGCAATGGAAAGTAGTGTATGATCCCCTTATTTTTTACGCCCCGTCGAGCGGAGAGGTTTGTTCTGCCGGCAGCTCCCACACCATTGCGCCAGTGGACTGGTGGTTCCTGgcagcaagaagaagaagaaggcctgCTCTTGCTCATGTAGAGATTTTCGCCAAGTTTAGCAAGAAAGATATTCGCTGGAAAAATTTGTTGCCCACACAGTCACCAATTGTATATCTCAGAGATGAGTACCCACCCTCTTTTGAGGATTGATGATTCTTACACCTGTGTTTTTGGTAGGTGCCAAGAGAAATATAATCAAATTATACTTCTGTGTCtgctgcctctctctctctcccttccaTTGTCTTGCCTTTCAAttcagtttaaaaaaaaaatcaataCGAGGACGAAATCTTTCGCGACAATTTTGCGTGCTGTCTGGGCGGGTAATCCGGGACGTTGGATGCGAATCGGACGTTCCAAAATAAGCGACCGATTTCTCTTGGCGTGCACTCATGGTAAACCCCGGACGAAACATTGGCGCGCCCAGACGCCGAGAGCCTCCCCCTACCATTAGCCTTTCGCTCCCCACCAGcttcgccgcgccgccgccgcggtgtgaTGCGACGGCGAGGGCGGTGGCCGTTTGATGCGCCCTTCtcccaccaccaccgccgccgccgcctcgctctCCAGGCAGCAACTCCTCCGCATCCAGCGCTGCCTCCCACCCGTTTGGAGAAACGCCGCACCTGCCCAagaaccgccgccgcccgcctcgtccttctccccctcctccctctCGTCCATTCTCCTCTCCTGTGCCGCGCACCGCGCGCTCCGCCCCGGCGAGCAGGTGCACGCGCGCGCCGTCACGCTCGGCCTGCCCGCGCACCCTTCCGTCCTCCCCAGGATCGCCTCCTTGTACATAGCCGTCGGCGGCATCCCGGCCGCGCGTTCCGCCGTCGAGCAGGCGGCTGGGAAGGCGCGAGCTTTCCCCTGGAACCTGCTCATATGGAGCTACGCCGGCGACAGGCTGTGGAAAGACGTGGTCATGGCGTATGACAGGATGCTGGCGCTGGGCGTGGACGCCGACAGGTACACGTATCCGTCTCTGCTGCGCGCTTGCGGCGAGCTCGGAGAGGTCACCATTGGCCGCAAGATTGACCACCGTATTCGGAGGAGTAGATATGATCTGGACATGTATGTCTGGAACGCTTTGGTCGGGATGTATGTCAAGTGCGGGGAGCTAGAGGATGCGCAGAGGGTGTTTGATGAAATGTCTGTCAGGGATGTTGTCAGCTGGAACACAATGGTGTCTGGCTATGCATCGGCGGGGATGTGGGCCGAGGCGTTTCAGCTGCTTCAGCGGGTTCCTGGGGCAAACATCGTGACGTGGAATGCAGTTGCAGCAGGGAATTTGAAGGCAGGGAACTATGATGAAGTGATCAGGTTGTTGTCTCAGATGAGGAATCGCCACGGGCCAGGGGTGGACTCTGTGAGCGTGCTGATTGGCCTCAAGGCGTGTGCTAAGAGTGGGTATCTGAGGATTGGCAGGGAGTTGCATGGGGTGGCTGTTCGTCTATACTTTGAAAGGCTCGAGTGTGTGGTAAACTCGTTGATAACAATGTATTCAAGATGCAGGATGATGAGCTCTGCTGTACTTCTGTTTACAATGTGCTCAATTCGGAGCATCACAGCTTGGAATTCATTGTTAGCAGGATTTGCATTCATGGACCAGGTTGAggaagcttctttgctctttagAGAGATGATTGGCTCAGGGGTCTGTCCAAATGATGTTACTGTCTTGACAATGCTCTCCCTTGTTGCACGGTTTGGACACCTCTGTCATGGAAGGGAGCTGCACTGCTACATCCTTAGACATGGATTGGGTGGTTCTAAATTATTGCAAAACTCACTTGTCGACATGTACTCAAAGTCTAGACACATGAGAGCTTCACGGATAGTATTTGATCGGATGGAATGTCGAGACAAGCATGCCTACACTTCATTGATTTTGGGATATGGAATGCAAAGAGAGGGCCATCTATCACTGAAGCTCTTTGATGAAATGATCGCCAACAGTATAGAGCCCGACCATGTAACCATGGTTGCTGTTCTTTCAGCATGTAGCTACTCTGGACTGGTCACTCAAGGGCAGCTACTATTTGCCAAGATGTTTGCTGTGTTTGGCATTGCACCCAGAGTGGAGCATTTTTCTTGCATGGTTGATTTGTACAGCCGTGAAGGTTTGCTGAAGGTGTCCGAGGAGATAATTGACAAGATGCCGTTCCAGCCAACTGCTGCAATGTTAGCGACTCTTATTGAGGCTTGCCTGATCCATGGTAATACAGAAATTGGCAAACGAACTGCAAAGAAGCTGCTGGCAATGAGGACAGACAATCCTGGCCACTACAAATTGATCTCAAACACGTATATATCAGCAAAATGTTGGCCAGAGCTAGCTAAAGTTAGATCATTGATGAGTATGATGGATTTAACTATGGTTCCAAGCCATTCCTTGCTAGAATCAGAATATGACATATGCCTAGTTGAGCAAGATGATGGCTTAAATCATGGTGCATATTGTGACTTGTCTGACCGCATAACGGATACTGATTCGTCTAGTTGTGAGGAAGTGAAAAGCAGTGAAGCTTTCGGTGGATAATAGTTGGTTCTTCTTGGACCATCTTCCTGTTAAGGCCAAGGTTTCCAGAGGTAACATATTGATTTACAAACTGATACTACCACATCTTATGACATAGAATTTTTTTTTTGCATGCATGCTCACATTGAACTACTAGCTGGAAATTATTTTTGCATGCCGTATTAACGCACTGGGCATTTGTATCTCTTTTCCCAGCTTGAAACACTACAATGACCGTATATTTGGAATTTTAGTTGACTCCCTTATTTGGGGAGTGATCTGCAAAGAAGCTGATGACAATGAGGACAAACAATACCGATCACTAAAAATTGACCTCAAACACTTATACATTAGCAAACTTTTTGCCAGAGCCATCTTAAAGTTAGAGCATTAATCAGTATGTTGAAGCCAATTATGGTCCCAAGTCATTCCTTGCTAGAACCGGAATTTGATATATGCCCTAGCTGAGCAAGATGATTGCTTAAGCATGGTATGCATCGTGGCTTGTTTGACCACATTACAGGTACTGATCCCTCTATTAGAGAGGAAATGAAGTGCAGTGAAGCTTTTGGTGGATGCTCTTCTCAGACCATGTTAACTTCTTAAAGATTTTGCGATGGTATGCTTTCTTCATAGGCTCCAGTCACCCTAGAAGTAATGTCATGAACTGTAAGCCATGCGGTGATTTAAGAGTTGGTGAAGCTGTAAAATGTATTATATATGGGAAGGAGGCTTCCAGCCTATGATGGTCGGAAGAGCATATACATGGCTGATCCATTGTCATTTACTAAAGAAAATATCACATCACTTGATGAAGATGTTGATTCTGATTTGGAGAGGTCTGCCCTTGAGACTTGCACATCAACATCATTTGATGGGTAGGGAGAAGCATAATATATTGACAGTACTGATGGTCTTTTCTATGATCTAGGAGTCAGCGAACTGCAAAGGCAGTGATTAAGTTCGCTGCAACAGCTGATCTGCACCGTCTTGAGCAAATTTTAGCTGGAGGAGGTAGGGGATCAAAAAGCCTTGGAAGGTCTTGATATTGTCCTGCATTAGCTGCCAGCAGCAAGGTAAAGTGAATCTCTAGGTATCATAGAATAGGACAAATCAAGTGAATCGCTTGATATTGTAGTGATGATTTCCATCCCATTATTTTGCAGGCACACACCGTTTGGTTGATCCCTTTTCTTGCCTAACCTGGAGAGGATACGAGGTGAAGGATTAGAAATCTGTGTGGGTTTAATCAGATCATTCCGTCCTACTAAAATAGGCCTTGTCAGTATATGCTGTAAAAAATTCAAAGTTTCCCTTGGGTATGTATGTATGCAATACACTGTGAAGCCAGGGAGCCTGCAATGAAATTGCTGCATTTTCATACGCACACAAATGTTGTTCCTATGGCCGTACATTCTGACCGATATCCCTAATTTTAACAAGCTAATAATCCCACTTCATTTGACAAAAGCAACCTAAATAccactccctccgtcccaaaattcttgtcttagatttgtctagatacggatgtatcaagtcacatgggatggagggagtattttgtGTTCTCAGAATCAGAATGGTTCCGGCTCCTCTTACAAAGGTATTATAGGATTCTGCTTTGGAGCTTGTTCTTTGGTCTATGCATACACGTCCAAACTGGGAATTTATAATCTGATAATAACTGAAGCCAATCGGACAGATATATCAGGTTCTGAACTATTGGAAACTCTCCTACGAGGTCCGCAGGGAGTGATGCCGGGTACTGATGCAACATGGGTAAGAGAAACAATTACGGTGACATGCTGGTACCTTTTGTGGCTTCGGCGCCAGATTACTGATGAAGGAATAGTTCACCACCTGGGACGCAGCGCTACTTCTATCCTGGCCACTACAGCAAATGCAGCGAGACTGAAAAAGGTTAGTGGGACTGTTATGACCCGGCAGACCTGTGCCTGTGGGAGGCCCACCGGGCAGGTTTAGTTAGGGGCTTAGCCCACAAGTTATCTTATTTTTATTCACGGCATGGTTATATAAACAAGCTGTAAAACTCTTTTGAAGATTAAGCAATAAAACAATTCTATTGCCCGGCTCTCAGAGGAGCCGGAACCCTAAACCCTAGCCGCGCCTCTCATCGCCGCCGCCTCTTCTTCAGCGCGCCACgacgccccgccgccggcagccgcgCTCAAGCCCTCGTCAACCTCCCTCCTTTCCGTACAACCTCCGCCCTAGACTTGGTAGGGCCCTAGCTATTACCAATTTTGTCGTGGAATTgttacggcagatgtcctagtagaaggacttagtcgtggagccatcgcaattaggttagcttaaaggggttaaacgggacaaaggacacaggagtttatactggttcggccccttgatgtgaaggtaaaggcctagtccagtttgagatggtattgcttgggtttcgattaccagggagcgaatacgcttgacctagtcctcgatctgttgtttcttgtccctaaaccgccgccgggtcgtccctttatatacacaggttgacgcccagcggctcatggagtcccggccggcttatacaACGTGTCCGACTCGATGACTAACTActcatgccttacaatacaagccACACATATACGGCGGTTTACACCtatgggccttaagtcgcctttgggcttCGGGCCCTTAGCAAAtctcatgaaccgccatcttcaacatcttTATGGGCTTCGTCTTGATGAACCGCCattggtataacccggcccctcctaggcgggtcatacccaatagttatatccccaacattaggccccaggttgatttgaacttgttcatgtctgTGACGcacccgattcaatcgtacactaatcatgcacgcaagcgtgtacgatcaagattagggactcacgggaaaatatcacaacacaactctaaaaacataaataagtcatacaagcatcataatacaagccaggggcctcgagggctcgaatacaagtgctcgatcatagacgagtcaacggaagcaacaatatctgagtacagacataagttaaacaaggtgccataagatggctagcacaaactgggatacagatcgaaagaggcgcaggcctcctgcccgggatcctcctaaactactcctggttgtcgtcagcggcctgcacgtagtagtaggcacctccggtgtagtaggagtcgtcgtcgacggtggcgtctggctcctgggctccagcatctggttgcgacaaccaggaagaaaggaaagggggaaaaagggggagaaaagcaaccgtgagtactcatccaaagtactcgcaagcaaggatctacactacttatgcatgggtatttgtgtaaaggggcaatatcggtggactgaactgcagaatgccagaataagaggggatagctaatcctatcgaagactacgcttctggaagcctccatcttgcagcatgtagaagagagtagatgataagtgttggaaatatgccctagaggcaataataaaatggttattattatatttccttgttcatgataattgtctattgctcatgctataattgtgttatccggaaatcgtaatacatgtgtgaacacatagaccataacatgtccctagtgagcctctagttgactagctcgttgatcaatagatggttacggtttcctgaccatggacattggatgtcattgataacgggatcacatcattaggagaatgatgtgatggacaagacccaatcctaagcatagcactagatcgtgtaattcgtttgctgaagcttttctaatgtcaagtatcatttccttagaccatgagatcgtgcaactcccggataccgtaggaatgctttgggtgtaccaaacgtcacaacgtaactgggtggctataaaggtgcactataggtatctccgtaagtgtctgttgggttggctcggatcgagactgggatttgtcactccatatgacggagaggtatctctgggcccactcggcattgcatcatcataatgagctcaatgtgactaagtagttagtcacgagatcatgcattacggaacgagtaaagtgacttgccggtaacgagattgaacgaggtattgggataccgacgatcgaatctcgggcaagtaacgtaccgattgacaaagggaattgtatacgggattacttgaatcctcgacatcgtggttcatccgatgagatcatcgaggagcatgtgggagccaacatgggtatccagatcccgctgttggttattgaccggagagtcgtctcggtcatgtttgcgtgtctcccgaacccgtagggtctacacacttaaggttcggtaacgctagggttgtagagatattagtatgcggtaacctgaaagttgttcggagtcccggatgagatcccggacatcacgaggagttccggaatggtccggaggtgaagatttgtatataggaagtccagtttcggggtcaccggtattgtaccgggaccaccggaagggtcccgggggtccaccgggtggggccacctatcccggagggccccatgggctgaagtgggaagggaaccagcccctggtgggctggtgcgccccccatgggcctccccctgcgcctagggttggaaaccctgggggtggggggcgccccacctgacttggggggcaagtccccccttggccgccccctcccccttgagatgggatctccaggggccggcgcccgccagggcccctatataaggggggggggggagggctgcgcaaccaagcccctggcgcctccctctccccccgtaacacctctccctctcgctgagcttggcgaagccctgccgagatccccgctgcttccaccaccacgccgtcgtgctgctggatctccatcaacctctccttcccccttgttggatcaagaaggaggagacgtctctcccaaccatacgtgtgttgaacgcggaggtgccgtccgttcggcgctaggatcatcggtgatttggatcacgacgagtacgactccat
This sequence is a window from Aegilops tauschii subsp. strangulata cultivar AL8/78 chromosome 7, Aet v6.0, whole genome shotgun sequence. Protein-coding genes within it:
- the LOC109732636 gene encoding pentatricopeptide repeat-containing protein At1g71490, which produces MRPSPTTTAAAASLSRQQLLRIQRCLPPVWRNAAPAQEPPPPASSFSPSSLSSILLSCAAHRALRPGEQVHARAVTLGLPAHPSVLPRIASLYIAVGGIPAARSAVEQAAGKARAFPWNLLIWSYAGDRLWKDVVMAYDRMLALGVDADRYTYPSLLRACGELGEVTIGRKIDHRIRRSRYDLDMYVWNALVGMYVKCGELEDAQRVFDEMSVRDVVSWNTMVSGYASAGMWAEAFQLLQRVPGANIVTWNAVAAGNLKAGNYDEVIRLLSQMRNRHGPGVDSVSVLIGLKACAKSGYLRIGRELHGVAVRLYFERLECVVNSLITMYSRCRMMSSAVLLFTMCSIRSITAWNSLLAGFAFMDQVEEASLLFREMIGSGVCPNDVTVLTMLSLVARFGHLCHGRELHCYILRHGLGGSKLLQNSLVDMYSKSRHMRASRIVFDRMECRDKHAYTSLILGYGMQREGHLSLKLFDEMIANSIEPDHVTMVAVLSACSYSGLVTQGQLLFAKMFAVFGIAPRVEHFSCMVDLYSREGLLKVSEEIIDKMPFQPTAAMLATLIEACLIHGNTEIGKRTAKKLLAMRTDNPGHYKLISNTYISAKCWPELAKVRSLMSMMDLTMVPSHSLLESEYDICLVEQDDGLNHGAYCDLSDRITDTDSSSCEEVKSSEAFGG